The Metabacillus sediminilitoris genome window below encodes:
- a CDS encoding YfcC family protein produces the protein MNTNSKLEPKAKPTSKLKSFFKMPHTLVIIVFIILVCALLTYILPAGEFDRVEDKEKGNTVVVENTFHSVEQNPVSIIDVPLAIVQGLTSASDTVFFIFIIGGVFQIINSTGTIEAVTARVGKTFMNRGLVIIPIFLTLFSVGGFTMGMSAEVMAFVPIGIAIARSLGYDAVTGTAMVMLGAASGFTAGLLNPFNVGIAQSIAEIPLFSGMWLRAILLVILLVVTSTYIIRYAKKVKKDPTLSLSYELEKEEAKGITDLISSLPQIKIAHYLTIIAVVAGFGVLIWGVSSKGWWMEELAAFFLSLGIIVGFLAKYGPSKIAREFVIGAKEITFGAFIVGIAKGVVVVLEQGAIIDSVVNGLFTSIAHLPTQIQVLGIYVVQNLMNIFITSGTGQAATTMPILVPLADLIEVSRQTTVLIFQLGDGLSNCILPTSAMLMGSLAVSKIKYQEWVKFFWPLLLIWIVIGAGFVLFADFIQY, from the coding sequence TTGAATACTAATTCTAAACTTGAACCGAAAGCAAAACCCACATCGAAATTAAAGAGCTTTTTTAAAATGCCCCATACACTTGTCATTATCGTTTTTATTATCTTAGTATGTGCGCTATTAACGTATATTTTACCAGCAGGTGAATTTGATCGAGTTGAAGATAAGGAAAAGGGTAACACTGTTGTTGTTGAAAATACGTTTCATTCCGTGGAGCAAAATCCTGTAAGTATCATCGATGTACCTTTAGCCATTGTTCAAGGGCTGACCAGTGCCAGCGATACAGTCTTTTTCATATTTATTATTGGCGGAGTGTTTCAAATTATTAATTCGACGGGAACGATTGAAGCAGTAACAGCAAGGGTCGGAAAAACCTTTATGAATCGGGGGCTCGTTATCATCCCTATTTTCTTGACGTTGTTTTCAGTCGGTGGATTTACGATGGGGATGTCGGCAGAGGTTATGGCGTTTGTACCAATCGGAATTGCTATAGCAAGATCGTTGGGATATGATGCGGTAACAGGTACCGCGATGGTCATGTTAGGTGCAGCCAGCGGGTTTACAGCAGGGCTCTTAAATCCATTCAACGTAGGAATTGCCCAATCGATTGCTGAGATTCCATTGTTTTCTGGAATGTGGCTGCGGGCTATTTTGTTAGTCATTTTATTAGTTGTTACAAGTACTTATATTATTCGCTATGCCAAAAAGGTGAAAAAAGATCCTACCCTTAGCTTATCTTATGAACTTGAAAAAGAAGAAGCGAAAGGAATAACAGATTTAATATCCTCTTTACCACAAATAAAAATAGCTCATTATTTAACAATCATTGCTGTGGTTGCAGGTTTCGGTGTCTTAATTTGGGGTGTCTCCAGCAAAGGCTGGTGGATGGAGGAGCTAGCAGCGTTTTTCTTATCATTAGGAATTATTGTTGGATTTTTAGCAAAGTATGGACCTAGTAAAATTGCAAGAGAGTTTGTTATTGGAGCAAAGGAAATTACATTTGGCGCCTTTATCGTCGGAATTGCCAAAGGGGTTGTTGTCGTCTTAGAGCAGGGCGCAATTATCGATTCTGTTGTTAATGGATTGTTTACTTCAATTGCTCATTTACCTACTCAGATTCAAGTTTTAGGAATCTATGTCGTGCAAAACCTCATGAACATTTTTATTACTTCTGGAACAGGACAAGCTGCAACGACAATGCCGATTTTAGTGCCGCTGGCTGATTTAATTGAAGTATCAAGACAAACAACGGTTTTGATTTTTCAATTAGGAGACGGCTTATCAAATTGTATCCTTCCTACTTCTGCTATGCTCATGGGGAGTTTAGCTGTTTCTAAAATTAAATATCAGGAATGGGTCAAATTTTTCTGGCCGTTGCTATTGATTTGGATTGTCATTGGAGCTGGATTTGTCCTGTTTGCAGATTTTATTCAATATTAA
- a CDS encoding M20 family metallopeptidase → MNSDVLEGKKMIQAAVDARDHELRELSLKIHRNPELSFQEYQAMEWLTEPLEKAGFTIEKGISNLETSFRATWKGQPGGPTVAILAEYDALKGLGHGCGHNIIGTSAVGAALALKAAHPNLQGEIVVLGTPAEEEGGGKILMVQDGVFDDVDVAMMCHPQKQSMVLRGGLACVDAIFKFYGKSAHASSAPEKGISALDAVINTFVTVNSLRQFFKDDVRIHGIITKGGEATNVVPDYCEAEFLLRAETVDELNIVRNKVYAAARHTTEAVGAKLEIIEGLVYAERNNNKKLASLFKENLELLGEEVIEPPKKGGIGSSDIGNVGQVTATIHPYIKITDDATTHTPEFVEAAKSENGMQGLNKAAKALAMTAYDVCCNPAHFQAIRNEFEEWKKKKQSK, encoded by the coding sequence ATGAATAGTGATGTTTTGGAAGGGAAAAAAATGATACAAGCAGCTGTTGATGCTCGTGACCATGAACTACGTGAATTGTCATTGAAGATTCATAGGAATCCTGAACTTAGCTTCCAAGAATATCAAGCGATGGAATGGTTGACAGAGCCTTTAGAAAAAGCTGGTTTTACAATTGAAAAAGGAATATCTAATCTGGAAACATCGTTTAGAGCAACATGGAAAGGACAACCTGGCGGACCTACTGTTGCCATATTAGCTGAATACGATGCCCTAAAAGGACTCGGCCATGGGTGTGGCCATAATATTATTGGAACGTCTGCAGTAGGTGCAGCGTTAGCATTAAAGGCTGCTCATCCGAATCTTCAAGGGGAAATTGTCGTTTTAGGTACACCTGCTGAAGAAGAAGGCGGAGGTAAAATCTTAATGGTTCAAGACGGGGTATTTGATGATGTTGATGTGGCAATGATGTGCCATCCGCAAAAACAATCAATGGTACTTCGTGGCGGACTAGCATGTGTTGATGCAATATTTAAATTTTACGGGAAATCTGCGCACGCATCTTCTGCCCCGGAAAAAGGAATTAGTGCTCTTGATGCAGTTATTAACACCTTTGTTACAGTTAACTCATTGCGACAATTTTTCAAAGATGATGTTAGGATTCATGGGATTATCACAAAAGGCGGAGAAGCAACAAATGTTGTACCAGACTACTGTGAAGCAGAATTTTTACTTAGAGCCGAGACTGTTGATGAACTGAATATCGTTCGTAACAAGGTTTACGCAGCTGCTCGTCATACTACTGAAGCTGTGGGTGCAAAGCTCGAAATAATAGAGGGACTAGTCTATGCGGAACGAAATAATAATAAAAAATTAGCATCTTTATTTAAAGAGAATTTGGAACTCTTAGGTGAAGAAGTCATTGAACCTCCCAAAAAAGGAGGGATTGGTTCGTCTGATATAGGAAATGTGGGTCAAGTTACAGCTACGATCCATCCGTATATCAAAATAACGGATGATGCAACGACCCATACTCCTGAATTTGTCGAAGCTGCAAAGTCAGAGAATGGCATGCAGGGTTTAAATAAGGCAGCGAAAGCATTAGCGATGACTGCTTATGATGTATGCTGCAATCCGGCTCATTTTCAAGCGATCCGAAATGAATTTGAAGAATGGAAGAAGAAAAAGCAATCTAAGTAG
- a CDS encoding LysR family transcriptional regulator, which translates to MDEKDCLILQYLYENPNLTKAAERFYMTQPALTYRIRQIEKEFQILIFSKNGKNIKITPAGEYIVGYAKRMLTDLRRTKEYLLNMGNEVQGSLKIGVSSNFGLYKLPSILEYLMNQYPKVHVNVDTGFSTEMMDLLMEGEIDVAIVKGDYNWSDQTYLLNEENICLISKNEIDLDELPELPMINRKEPAVLMKYKNVSSSPLDKSINSWWDERYEQPPHITMQVDSYETCKEMVKKGLGYAIIPRVFIHESDELTCHNLIFKDGQELKRRTWMLFRQSSLQLATVSTFVNYIKKIF; encoded by the coding sequence TTGGATGAGAAGGATTGTCTGATCTTGCAATATTTGTATGAAAACCCGAATTTAACAAAGGCTGCAGAGCGTTTTTATATGACGCAGCCTGCTTTGACGTATCGAATTCGGCAAATTGAAAAGGAGTTTCAGATTCTGATTTTCTCAAAGAATGGGAAAAACATTAAGATAACACCTGCTGGTGAATATATCGTCGGGTATGCAAAAAGAATGCTAACTGATTTGCGCAGGACGAAAGAGTATTTGTTAAATATGGGGAATGAGGTGCAAGGAAGTTTAAAAATAGGAGTGAGCAGCAACTTCGGGCTTTACAAATTGCCTTCGATTCTAGAATATTTAATGAACCAATATCCGAAAGTTCATGTGAATGTGGATACAGGCTTTAGTACGGAAATGATGGATTTGCTCATGGAAGGGGAGATTGATGTTGCAATCGTAAAAGGGGATTATAACTGGTCAGATCAAACGTATCTCCTCAATGAAGAAAATATTTGCCTTATCTCCAAGAATGAAATAGATTTAGATGAACTTCCTGAATTACCGATGATTAATCGAAAAGAACCAGCCGTATTAATGAAATATAAAAATGTTTCATCAAGTCCTCTAGATAAAAGCATCAATAGTTGGTGGGATGAACGATACGAGCAACCACCGCATATTACAATGCAAGTAGACAGTTATGAGACGTGTAAAGAAATGGTGAAAAAAGGGCTTGGGTATGCAATTATCCCAAGGGTATTTATTCACGAAAGTGATGAATTAACATGTCATAATTTAATCTTTAAAGACGGCCAGGAATTAAAAAGAAGAACATGGATGTTATTTCGCCAGTCATCCTTGCAATTAGCAACAGTCTCGACATTTGTTAATTATATTAAGAAAATATTTTAG
- a CDS encoding F390 synthetase-related protein, which produces MNKLELVKQFLITKFRRNFSSIEELQSFQNRKIKKQLSFVMNHSPFYQMFYHDFQKAINNNNLSALPIIDKSIMMNHFDDLNTVGIKKESALKLAIEAERSRDFSPKLGHISIGLSSGTSGNQGVFLVSDKESAMWAGTVLAKLLPGKLFDKQKIAFFLRANNNLYRTTANGRISFTFFDLFDDLPLHIERINKLQPTIIIAPPSMLRKLAEWQMDEKISIRPLKIISVAEVLEEIDRRLIETVFKQTLHQVYQCTEGFLAATCSKGILHINEDLVLVEKEYLDKDKGVFVPIITDFTRKTQPIIRYRLNDLLIERKTSCPCGSPFLALERIDGRCDDLFYGYKNNSKEIGILFPDFIRRAIMLASDLILEYKVTQLTLDLIEIKLKVKANQELVSESVKNELGAIWAHHQLVIPDMHFLPYDLIPSASKRKRIANEMREQFDGKIV; this is translated from the coding sequence ATGAATAAACTAGAACTTGTAAAACAATTTTTGATAACGAAGTTTAGACGGAATTTTTCTAGCATCGAAGAATTGCAATCTTTTCAGAATCGTAAAATAAAAAAACAACTATCATTTGTGATGAATCATTCCCCTTTTTATCAAATGTTTTATCATGATTTTCAAAAAGCTATTAACAATAACAATTTATCAGCCCTGCCTATAATAGATAAATCCATCATGATGAACCATTTTGATGATTTAAATACTGTAGGAATTAAAAAGGAAAGTGCTCTTAAATTAGCAATTGAGGCAGAGAGATCCAGAGATTTTTCACCAAAGCTCGGACATATTTCGATAGGGTTATCCTCTGGAACAAGTGGAAATCAAGGCGTCTTTTTAGTAAGTGACAAAGAATCTGCCATGTGGGCTGGGACGGTTTTAGCTAAGCTATTACCAGGTAAATTGTTTGATAAGCAAAAGATTGCGTTTTTTCTTCGCGCTAACAATAATTTATATAGGACAACTGCAAATGGCCGTATTTCCTTCACTTTTTTTGATCTATTCGATGATCTTCCCTTACATATTGAGCGAATTAATAAATTGCAGCCTACTATTATTATTGCTCCTCCATCCATGTTAAGGAAATTAGCAGAATGGCAAATGGATGAAAAGATTTCAATTCGGCCACTTAAGATCATTTCGGTCGCTGAAGTCTTAGAGGAAATTGATAGAAGATTAATTGAAACTGTTTTTAAACAGACTTTGCATCAAGTGTATCAATGTACTGAAGGATTTTTAGCAGCTACATGCTCAAAAGGTATTCTTCACATAAATGAAGATCTAGTATTAGTAGAAAAAGAATATCTTGATAAGGATAAAGGTGTATTTGTGCCAATCATCACTGATTTTACTAGGAAAACACAACCAATCATTCGATATCGATTAAATGATCTATTAATTGAAAGAAAAACTTCTTGTCCTTGTGGATCTCCTTTCTTAGCATTAGAAAGAATTGATGGTCGTTGTGATGACTTATTTTACGGATATAAAAACAATAGTAAAGAGATAGGAATCCTTTTTCCAGATTTTATCCGACGGGCAATCATGTTAGCTTCTGATCTGATTCTTGAATACAAAGTAACCCAGCTAACTTTGGATTTGATTGAAATAAAACTTAAGGTAAAAGCAAATCAAGAATTAGTTTCAGAAAGTGTGAAGAATGAGCTTGGAGCTATTTGGGCACACCATCAGTTAGTCATCCCCGACATGCATTTTCTTCCATATGATTTAATCCCATCTGCTAGTAAACGTAAACGGATTGCAAACGAGATGAGGGAACAATTCGATGGTAAAATTGTATAA
- a CDS encoding ASCH domain-containing protein: protein MSNHDVHNSLPPKTCSIERLVTMPADVKKVIEGKKTATRRNGRYADVGEIRILEGKKFRVDRVYSQSLGELTNEHAHQEGYDTVEEYKESILSYHPGMPWLPHMRVWVHEFSPVNE, encoded by the coding sequence ATGTCTAATCACGATGTACATAATAGCCTACCACCAAAAACTTGTTCAATTGAACGACTTGTAACTATGCCAGCAGATGTAAAAAAAGTTATTGAGGGTAAGAAAACAGCTACTCGCAGAAATGGTAGATATGCTGATGTAGGAGAAATTAGGATCTTAGAGGGTAAAAAATTCAGAGTGGATCGCGTGTATTCTCAATCACTTGGCGAATTAACTAATGAACATGCACACCAGGAAGGTTACGATACAGTAGAAGAATACAAGGAATCTATTTTGTCATATCATCCTGGAATGCCTTGGCTTCCGCATATGAGAGTATGGGTTCATGAGTTTAGTCCAGTAAATGAATAA
- a CDS encoding NAD-dependent epimerase/dehydratase family protein: MNVLVTGATGFLGQKLAYRLVSLGFNVTGIGRNWEIGKQLTEKGITFEAAALENQERIIELCRNQDYVFHSGALSSPWGKYKEFYSANVIGTKNVIEGCKKWKVKRLIHVSTPSLYFYYDERRDVKETDPLPEKFVNHYAETKYLAELEVDKAFQEGLPTITIRPRAIFGPGDNAILPRLIRVCEKGVFPKIGNGEVEIDLTYVENVVDALLLCLSSEESTLGTKYNITNGVRVNLYDMINDVMGQLNKTTKFRNISTKKAFFIARLLECTSTICLGGKEPLLTRYTVSVLSQSQTLSIEKARRELGYRPALSIEDGTKEFVEWWKMHAN, translated from the coding sequence TTGAATGTATTAGTAACTGGAGCAACAGGATTTTTAGGTCAAAAACTAGCTTACAGATTGGTTTCACTTGGATTCAATGTCACTGGCATTGGACGTAATTGGGAAATAGGTAAACAGTTAACAGAGAAAGGAATTACATTTGAAGCAGCAGCATTAGAGAATCAAGAACGGATTATAGAGCTTTGTAGAAATCAGGATTATGTTTTTCATAGTGGAGCGCTTTCGTCACCATGGGGGAAATATAAAGAATTTTATTCAGCAAATGTTATAGGCACGAAGAATGTCATTGAAGGCTGCAAAAAGTGGAAGGTTAAACGTCTTATACATGTATCAACACCAAGTCTTTATTTTTATTATGATGAGCGCCGAGATGTGAAAGAAACAGATCCTTTACCGGAAAAATTTGTTAACCATTATGCGGAAACGAAATATTTAGCTGAGTTAGAAGTTGATAAAGCTTTTCAGGAAGGTTTGCCGACAATTACCATTAGACCGAGAGCCATTTTTGGCCCTGGAGATAACGCAATTCTACCAAGGTTGATTAGGGTTTGTGAAAAAGGAGTTTTTCCGAAAATAGGTAATGGAGAGGTCGAAATTGATCTTACCTATGTTGAGAATGTTGTTGATGCATTACTACTATGCCTTAGCTCAGAGGAGTCAACTTTAGGTACCAAATATAACATTACAAATGGTGTCAGAGTTAATTTATACGATATGATCAATGATGTTATGGGGCAATTGAATAAGACGACGAAATTTAGAAATATTTCTACTAAAAAGGCATTTTTTATTGCTAGGTTACTAGAATGTACCTCAACAATTTGTTTAGGTGGAAAAGAACCACTGTTAACTCGTTATACCGTAAGTGTTCTTTCACAATCACAAACATTATCAATTGAGAAAGCTCGACGGGAATTAGGTTATCGTCCAGCTCTTTCAATTGAGGATGGAACGAAGGAATTTGTAGAATGGTGGAAAATGCATGCTAATTAA
- a CDS encoding MBL fold metallo-hydrolase, translating to MLINKLKLYECGYCTHPEKVVLPNGSLKRLKFPATVALLQHPTRGYILFDTGYAARFFQATKKFPYSIYAKLTPVFFSEEKAIVNQLEKDGIKREQIHTIILSHFHGDHIGGLKDFPNATILTFKNAYQSIRSISKFRALLKGCLLDLLPNDIDTRTSFIDQGEIVLDKCYGDFSKGYDVLGDNSIIAVDLTGHAIGQFGIFVNLLSGKKVFLCADAVWVSQAYEQLILPHKVASFIIEDVEAYKKNIKKLHHLSITNPDIDILPTHCSKTWDQVKKGFVYE from the coding sequence ATGCTAATTAACAAACTTAAACTTTATGAATGTGGTTACTGTACACATCCAGAAAAGGTTGTTTTACCAAATGGCTCACTAAAACGATTAAAATTTCCGGCAACAGTTGCTTTATTACAGCATCCTACAAGAGGGTATATTCTTTTCGATACAGGTTATGCCGCTCGTTTTTTTCAAGCAACGAAAAAATTCCCTTATTCAATCTATGCGAAATTAACACCAGTGTTTTTCTCGGAAGAAAAAGCAATCGTAAACCAATTAGAAAAAGACGGAATTAAACGAGAGCAAATTCATACGATTATTCTTTCTCACTTTCATGGTGATCATATCGGCGGATTAAAAGATTTTCCTAATGCTACAATTTTAACTTTTAAAAATGCCTATCAATCGATTCGATCGATAAGTAAATTCAGAGCACTATTAAAGGGATGTTTGCTTGATTTACTTCCAAATGATATTGATACGAGAACTTCGTTTATAGATCAAGGAGAGATTGTCTTGGATAAATGCTATGGAGATTTTTCAAAGGGTTATGATGTGCTAGGTGATAACTCAATCATTGCAGTTGATTTAACAGGGCATGCAATAGGACAATTTGGAATTTTTGTAAATCTTCTAAGCGGTAAAAAGGTCTTTTTATGTGCGGATGCAGTATGGGTTAGTCAAGCATATGAGCAGCTTATTCTTCCACATAAAGTAGCAAGTTTTATTATCGAAGATGTTGAGGCTTATAAAAAAAATATAAAAAAACTGCATCATTTATCAATAACAAATCCTGATATTGATATTTTGCCGACACATTGCAGCAAAACATGGGATCAGGTGAAAAAGGGGTTTGTTTATGAATAA
- a CDS encoding (deoxy)nucleoside triphosphate pyrophosphohydrolase: MKKTVKVVAAIIENDKNEILCALRSLDMSLPNMWEFPGGKINKNEDIYTALEREIREELECKIEAQNIFHINTHEYEPFIINLFCIRCAITEGYPIAREHSKLIWLKRENLNSLIWAPADLPAVKQLMNEK; encoded by the coding sequence ATGAAAAAAACGGTAAAAGTTGTCGCTGCCATCATCGAAAATGACAAAAATGAAATATTATGTGCTTTAAGATCTCTCGATATGTCATTACCAAATATGTGGGAGTTTCCAGGTGGGAAAATTAATAAAAATGAGGACATTTACACAGCTTTAGAAAGGGAGATACGTGAGGAATTAGAATGTAAAATTGAAGCTCAAAATATTTTTCATATAAACACACATGAATACGAACCGTTTATTATTAACTTGTTTTGTATTCGTTGTGCAATCACTGAGGGATATCCGATTGCTCGCGAACATTCAAAATTGATTTGGCTGAAAAGAGAAAATTTAAACTCATTAATATGGGCTCCTGCTGATCTTCCTGCTGTTAAGCAATTAATGAATGAAAAGTAG
- a CDS encoding YbaN family protein yields MKTIIRIRKIIYIFLGFIFMGLGVLGIIMPFLPTTPFLLLASVCFVRGSKKFEIWFKGTRLYKKYIEEFVENQSMSLKQKISLNIFADCMIAIPFILTENVFLRMALIFIVGYKYYYFIFKIKTVKVR; encoded by the coding sequence GTGAAGACAATAATAAGGATTAGAAAAATAATTTATATTTTCCTTGGTTTCATTTTTATGGGTTTAGGGGTATTAGGTATTATTATGCCGTTCCTTCCTACAACTCCATTTTTACTTTTGGCGTCAGTATGTTTTGTCAGAGGTTCTAAGAAATTTGAAATTTGGTTTAAAGGAACGAGACTTTACAAAAAATACATAGAAGAATTTGTTGAAAACCAATCGATGTCATTAAAGCAGAAAATATCGTTGAATATATTTGCCGATTGTATGATCGCGATCCCGTTTATATTGACTGAGAACGTATTTTTAAGAATGGCACTAATCTTTATTGTTGGTTATAAATATTATTATTTCATTTTTAAAATTAAAACGGTAAAAGTAAGGTAG
- a CDS encoding glycoside hydrolase family 18 protein encodes MKKHYVLLIMTGLFIFLGGLFSGVIFSENNLTQKKLKTDQSPLSAKQLKQKQFPKIEHLKPKVLIGYVQDFRDPASIDYTELTHVIFSFAHPARDGKLLLNGESALSNLRLMVQKAHQADKKAMLAVGGWYHIEGGESYDYFKAAISNPVSRHKLINELIGIADRENLDGIDIDFEHPRSKEDAHHLAVFTKSLSEKLHAKDKEISIAVYSKIHSVTGTEIHSVVFEPKMFNTVDHINIMAYDGQWDGEYNAANLSPYSFTVNIVDYWSKLFDKHGISKEKLVLGVPSYAQPEDLSIKQVSYAAILNKDPANAEKDRVDMNGTTYHYNGVTTIQKKTNLALENGFGGMMLWELGLDAKGSKSITNTISEVFNQEQALQKQYAFKSGS; translated from the coding sequence ATGAAAAAACATTACGTCCTCCTTATAATGACAGGACTTTTTATTTTTCTTGGAGGACTTTTTTCTGGAGTAATTTTCTCAGAAAATAACTTAACTCAAAAAAAGTTAAAAACAGATCAGTCACCTCTATCTGCAAAGCAGTTAAAACAAAAACAGTTTCCAAAGATAGAACATTTGAAACCAAAAGTATTGATCGGATATGTACAGGATTTTCGTGACCCTGCCTCAATTGATTATACCGAATTAACACATGTCATTTTTTCCTTTGCTCATCCCGCAAGAGATGGAAAACTATTGCTGAATGGTGAATCGGCACTATCTAATTTACGGTTAATGGTACAAAAAGCACATCAAGCTGATAAGAAAGCAATGTTGGCTGTGGGCGGCTGGTATCATATTGAAGGTGGAGAATCATACGATTACTTTAAAGCGGCGATTTCTAATCCAGTATCCCGTCATAAACTTATTAATGAATTAATTGGAATAGCAGACCGAGAAAATCTAGATGGTATAGATATAGACTTCGAACATCCTCGTTCGAAAGAGGATGCACACCATCTTGCAGTTTTTACAAAATCTTTAAGCGAAAAATTACATGCAAAAGACAAGGAGATATCTATTGCCGTCTATTCAAAAATCCACAGTGTAACTGGAACAGAAATCCATTCGGTTGTATTTGAACCAAAAATGTTTAACACGGTCGATCATATAAATATCATGGCATATGACGGTCAGTGGGATGGTGAGTACAATGCAGCCAATTTATCTCCTTATTCATTCACTGTAAATATTGTTGACTACTGGTCCAAGCTATTTGACAAACATGGAATTTCTAAAGAAAAACTAGTATTAGGGGTTCCTTCTTATGCACAACCTGAAGACTTATCAATTAAACAAGTTTCATATGCTGCCATCCTTAATAAGGATCCAGCAAACGCTGAAAAAGACCGTGTTGATATGAACGGTACCACTTATCATTATAATGGAGTAACAACTATTCAAAAGAAAACAAACCTAGCACTAGAAAACGGCTTTGGCGGGATGATGCTCTGGGAATTAGGGCTCGATGCAAAAGGGTCAAAAAGTATAACGAATACAATTTCAGAAGTTTTTAATCAAGAGCAAGCCTTACAAAAACAATACGCATTTAAATCCGGATCATAA